One region of Roseicitreum antarcticum genomic DNA includes:
- the nuoN gene encoding NADH-quinone oxidoreductase subunit NuoN, whose amino-acid sequence MIASDLLTALPEIVLALFAMAALMFGAFGGKDKVAGIILWATAAMFVLVALYIGVGEPASRLAFGGMFIADAFAQFSKMIILISAAVVLVMGQNYMARADMMRFEYPVLVALSVVGMMVMVSAGDLIILYMGLELQSLALYVIASIRRDSLKSTEAGLKYFVLGALASGMLLYGASLTYGFAGTTSFAGIISTIGEEGMPVGVLMGLAFMLAGLAFKVSAVPFHMWTPDVYEGSPTPVTAFFATAPKVAAMALLARLVFDAFGAVPGDWTQIVALLATASMFLGAVAAIGQTDIKRLMAYSSITHMGFALVGLAAGTAEGVQAMLIYMAIYVTMNIGVFAFILSMRRDGRAVSDIASLNQYAKAEPLRALALLILMFSLAGVPPLVGFVGKFYVLWAAVQADMAWLAVAGVIASVIGAFYYMRIVYFMYFGKDGAALDSGMPPLQVGLLVASAAIMVLGMVNLFGIESMAALAADALVR is encoded by the coding sequence ATGATCGCCTCTGATCTCTTAACTGCTTTGCCCGAGATTGTTCTGGCGCTTTTCGCCATGGCCGCGCTGATGTTCGGGGCCTTTGGCGGCAAGGACAAGGTAGCGGGCATCATCCTGTGGGCCACTGCGGCGATGTTCGTGTTGGTCGCGCTGTATATCGGCGTTGGCGAACCGGCGTCGCGCCTGGCCTTTGGCGGCATGTTCATCGCGGATGCTTTCGCGCAATTCTCCAAGATGATCATCCTGATTTCGGCGGCGGTGGTGCTGGTCATGGGCCAGAATTACATGGCGCGTGCCGACATGATGCGGTTCGAATACCCGGTGCTGGTGGCGCTGTCGGTCGTGGGCATGATGGTGATGGTGTCGGCGGGTGATCTGATCATCCTCTACATGGGGTTGGAGCTGCAATCGCTGGCGCTGTATGTCATCGCCTCGATCCGCCGCGACAGTCTGAAATCGACCGAGGCCGGGCTGAAGTATTTCGTTCTGGGGGCGCTGGCGTCTGGCATGCTGCTTTATGGCGCGTCGCTGACCTATGGTTTCGCGGGCACGACCAGCTTCGCGGGCATCATCTCGACCATCGGGGAGGAAGGCATGCCGGTCGGCGTGCTGATGGGGCTGGCGTTCATGTTGGCCGGGCTGGCGTTCAAGGTGTCCGCCGTGCCGTTCCACATGTGGACCCCCGATGTCTATGAGGGGTCGCCCACGCCGGTCACTGCGTTCTTCGCAACCGCGCCCAAGGTTGCGGCCATGGCGCTGCTGGCGCGGCTGGTGTTCGACGCATTCGGTGCCGTGCCCGGCGATTGGACGCAGATTGTCGCGCTGCTGGCCACGGCCTCGATGTTCCTGGGGGCAGTGGCGGCGATTGGGCAGACCGACATCAAGCGGCTGATGGCCTATTCCTCCATCACGCATATGGGGTTTGCGCTGGTCGGGCTGGCTGCGGGCACGGCCGAGGGTGTGCAGGCCATGCTGATCTACATGGCGATTTATGTGACGATGAACATCGGCGTCTTCGCCTTCATCTTGTCGATGCGGCGGGACGGGCGTGCAGTCAGCGACATTGCTAGCCTGAACCAATATGCCAAGGCGGAACCCCTGCGCGCGCTGGCGCTGCTGATCTTGATGTTCAGCCTTGCGGGCGTGCCGCCGCTGGTTGGTTTTGTCGGCAAGTTCTATGTCCTGTGGGCGGCGGTGCAGGCTGATATGGCCTGGCTGGCCGTGGCGGGTGTGATCGCATCGGTCATCGGCGCGTTCTATTACATGCGCATCGTGTATTTCATGTATTTCGGCAAGGATGGTGCCGCGCTGGACAGCGGCATGCCGCCGTTGCAGGTCGGCTTGCTGGTGGCCTCGGCCGCGATCATGGTGTTGGGCATGGTGAACCTGTTCGGCATCGAAAGCATGGCAGCCCTTGCCGCCGACGCCCTTGTCCGCTGA
- a CDS encoding type III pantothenate kinase, whose product MLLAIDCGNTNTVFSIWDGEKFLATWRTSTEHQRTADQYYVWISSLMSLQKLDVRITDVVISSTVPRVVFNLRVLCNRYFDCRPLVVGKPECRLPVGVRVDVGTQVGPDRLVNTVAGHAFYGGDLIVVDFGTATTFDVVDHDGAYIGGVIAPGVNLSMEALHMAAAALPHVDISRPDSVIGKNTVACMQAGVFWGYLGLVNGICTKIRAEHGRPMTVIGTGGLAPLFASGDAIFDEIRDDLTMHGLRIIHEFNRNDE is encoded by the coding sequence ATGCTGCTGGCAATTGATTGTGGCAATACCAATACCGTTTTTTCGATCTGGGACGGCGAGAAATTCCTGGCGACCTGGCGCACCTCGACCGAGCATCAGCGCACGGCAGATCAGTATTATGTCTGGATTTCCAGCCTGATGAGCCTGCAAAAGCTGGATGTGAGGATCACCGATGTGGTGATCTCCAGCACGGTTCCCCGGGTGGTGTTCAACCTGCGTGTGCTGTGCAACCGCTATTTCGACTGCCGCCCGCTGGTGGTGGGCAAGCCGGAATGCCGTCTGCCGGTGGGCGTGCGCGTTGATGTCGGTACGCAGGTGGGGCCGGACCGGCTGGTCAACACGGTGGCGGGCCATGCGTTTTATGGCGGCGATCTGATCGTGGTGGATTTCGGCACGGCCACGACATTCGACGTGGTCGACCATGACGGCGCCTATATCGGCGGTGTCATCGCGCCGGGCGTCAACCTGTCGATGGAAGCGCTGCATATGGCGGCTGCAGCCCTGCCGCATGTCGATATCTCGCGCCCCGACAGCGTGATCGGCAAAAATACGGTGGCCTGCATGCAGGCCGGTGTTTTCTGGGGTTATCTGGGCCTCGTAAACGGGATATGCACCAAAATAAGGGCCGAGCACGGCCGCCCCATGACGGTGATCGGCACCGGGGGCCTTGCCCCGCTGTTTGCCAGCGGAGACGCAATCTTCGACGAAATACGCGACGATCTGACGATGCATGGTCTGAGGATCATACATGAATTTAATAGGAACGATGAATGA
- the ccmI gene encoding c-type cytochrome biogenesis protein CcmI: MIFWLSVGVISVMVAIVLVLTVLRGRQGAPEGTAAREIGIYRDQLREVEKDLARGIITDAEAERLRTEVQRRLLEADRGVVRAEGRGASPRSMQLLAVAVVVGLVPLALWTYQSVGAQGFPDQPLAERLADARAIRENRPSQTEMEAQMAGGPVTAPTLEAPSGGAELEQLLAQLRSALENRPDDLQGHVLLAQNEASLGNFAAAARAQETVIQLLGDRVRADEHAVLAEYLILAAGGGVSLQAEGALERALRLDPNNALALYYSGIMFAQTGREDVTFQIWSRLHDISPGDAPWMPVIRDALPQLAQIAGQRYTLPPLPAPAGSGAAGQGAPRPNTPGPNADDIEAARDMAPEDQAAMIEGMVDRLATRLANTGGSAEEWARLIGALGVLGDTGRARAIWTEAQGIFATRDGELALIREAARSAGVAE, translated from the coding sequence ATGATATTCTGGCTGTCGGTAGGCGTGATTTCGGTGATGGTGGCCATCGTGCTGGTGCTCACAGTGCTGCGCGGTCGGCAGGGGGCACCTGAGGGGACGGCAGCGCGCGAAATCGGCATCTACCGCGACCAGCTGCGCGAGGTCGAGAAAGACCTTGCGCGCGGCATCATCACCGATGCCGAGGCGGAACGCCTGCGCACCGAGGTACAGCGCCGCCTGCTGGAAGCCGATCGCGGCGTTGTGCGGGCCGAAGGGCGCGGCGCCTCCCCGCGCAGCATGCAACTGCTCGCGGTGGCGGTTGTGGTCGGGCTGGTCCCGCTGGCGCTCTGGACCTATCAATCGGTCGGCGCGCAAGGCTTCCCCGATCAGCCGCTGGCCGAACGTCTGGCCGACGCGCGTGCGATCCGCGAGAACCGCCCCAGCCAGACCGAGATGGAGGCGCAGATGGCCGGCGGCCCGGTCACCGCGCCAACCCTTGAGGCCCCTTCGGGCGGCGCGGAGCTCGAACAACTGTTGGCCCAACTGCGCAGCGCGTTGGAAAACCGCCCCGACGATCTGCAAGGCCATGTGCTGCTTGCACAAAACGAGGCATCTTTGGGCAATTTCGCCGCCGCCGCGCGGGCGCAGGAAACCGTGATCCAGCTGCTGGGGGACCGTGTGCGCGCCGATGAACACGCGGTGCTTGCCGAATACCTGATCCTTGCCGCAGGCGGCGGGGTCTCGCTGCAGGCCGAAGGTGCGCTGGAACGCGCGCTGCGGCTGGACCCGAACAATGCCCTCGCGCTCTATTACTCGGGCATCATGTTCGCCCAGACAGGGCGCGAGGATGTCACCTTCCAGATCTGGAGCCGCCTGCACGACATCAGCCCGGGCGACGCGCCCTGGATGCCGGTGATCCGCGATGCGCTGCCGCAACTGGCCCAGATCGCGGGCCAGCGCTACACCCTGCCGCCGCTGCCCGCGCCCGCCGGTTCCGGTGCCGCAGGGCAAGGCGCCCCCCGCCCCAACACCCCCGGCCCCAACGCCGACGATATCGAGGCCGCGCGCGACATGGCCCCCGAAGATCAGGCCGCGATGATCGAGGGGATGGTGGACCGGCTGGCAACGCGTCTGGCCAATACCGGCGGCAGCGCCGAGGAATGGGCGCGCCTGATCGGGGCCTTGGGCGTTCTGGGCGACACCGGCCGCGCCCGCGCCATCTGGACCGAGGCGCAAGGCATCTTCGCCACGCGCGACGGTGAACTGGCCTTGATCCGCGAGGCCGCGCGTTCCGCCGGGGTGGCGGAATGA
- a CDS encoding sarcosine oxidase subunit delta translates to MLLLTCPHCQITAEETEFAPGGQAHLTRHGPDASDTDFESYMFARTNPKGVHFERWRHAYGCGKWFIAARATDTLEVFGTYPAQTMQPPAHLLDHIKSRRPEFQTPSPEGTA, encoded by the coding sequence ATGCTCCTCCTGACCTGCCCCCACTGCCAGATCACCGCCGAGGAAACCGAGTTCGCGCCCGGCGGGCAGGCGCATCTGACGCGGCATGGCCCCGATGCCTCGGACACGGATTTCGAATCCTACATGTTCGCCCGCACCAATCCCAAAGGTGTGCATTTTGAACGCTGGCGCCACGCTTACGGCTGCGGCAAATGGTTCATTGCAGCGCGCGCGACCGACACGCTGGAGGTCTTCGGCACCTATCCCGCCCAGACCATGCAGCCCCCGGCGCATCTTCTGGACCACATCAAATCCCGTCGCCCAGAGTTTCAAACCCCCTCCCCGGAAGGCACCGCATGA
- a CDS encoding DUF1289 domain-containing protein produces the protein MTDDIWKRDEVDSPCTKVCVIDPASRLCTGCLRSIDEITAWSRMTPDVRRAIMATLPARAPQLARRKGGRAARLKQRR, from the coding sequence ATGACCGACGACATCTGGAAACGCGACGAGGTTGACAGCCCCTGCACCAAGGTCTGCGTCATCGACCCGGCCTCGCGCCTGTGTACCGGCTGCCTGCGCAGCATTGACGAGATCACCGCATGGTCACGCATGACGCCCGACGTGCGGCGCGCGATCATGGCCACCCTGCCCGCCCGTGCCCCGCAACTGGCGCGTCGCAAGGGCGGGCGCGCGGCCCGGCTGAAACAGCGCAGGTGA
- a CDS encoding glycosyltransferase family 4 protein: MIDARYTLFSHIPLYADPDGALHTNRLWEKDLSLHIGYLPNLRLCCPVLPRTQVPHPTDADTRIDGLSPERVVALRPNQGWGAVLANIMPNLRIIRRALRDSDIAHSSGVGWPFPLSYYLLALRRSGAFEWVMVIESSDWMIPQGQRGTLRARLGQRLHGRLIRACLRASDARIFTQAWYRDTLLGHERATLIAPAIWLDAESILPESALTPRAPGPLRVICPTRLIAEKGLHTVMQALSVYAGTPGAPPLHLDIMGEGPMAQELARFAKSLYLAAGPARLRLIPPLPYGPAFFEALRGYDTALIASEKEEQPRIVFDAFSQGLPCIASRTHGNLSVIDQDRTGTFFTPGDPADLAAVLARLARDPAALSDLRPGVLAEVALKTHEHMHRTRAAFLKRVLTRA, from the coding sequence ATGATCGACGCCCGCTATACCCTGTTCAGCCACATCCCGCTTTATGCCGATCCTGACGGCGCGCTCCATACCAACCGGCTGTGGGAAAAAGATCTGTCGCTGCACATCGGGTATCTGCCGAACCTGCGCCTGTGCTGCCCGGTCCTGCCCCGCACGCAAGTGCCCCACCCGACCGATGCCGACACGCGCATCGACGGCCTGTCCCCCGAAAGGGTGGTCGCGCTGCGGCCGAACCAAGGGTGGGGGGCGGTGCTGGCCAATATCATGCCGAACCTGCGCATCATCCGCCGCGCGTTGCGCGACAGCGACATCGCGCATTCCAGCGGCGTCGGCTGGCCGTTTCCGCTGTCTTATTACCTCTTGGCATTGCGGCGCAGCGGCGCGTTTGAATGGGTGATGGTCATCGAATCCAGCGACTGGATGATCCCGCAGGGCCAGCGCGGAACCTTGCGCGCGCGGCTGGGCCAGCGGCTGCACGGGCGGCTGATCCGCGCCTGCCTGCGCGCAAGCGATGCGCGCATCTTCACCCAGGCCTGGTACCGCGACACGCTGCTGGGCCATGAGCGCGCCACATTGATCGCCCCGGCGATCTGGCTGGACGCCGAATCGATCCTGCCCGAATCCGCGCTGACGCCGCGCGCGCCGGGACCGCTGCGTGTGATCTGCCCCACCCGGTTGATCGCCGAAAAAGGCCTGCACACCGTCATGCAGGCGCTGAGCGTCTATGCCGGGACCCCCGGCGCGCCGCCGCTGCATCTGGACATCATGGGCGAAGGGCCGATGGCACAGGAACTGGCCCGCTTCGCCAAAAGCCTGTACCTCGCGGCCGGGCCTGCCCGGCTGCGCCTGATCCCGCCCCTGCCCTATGGCCCGGCGTTCTTTGAGGCGCTGCGCGGCTATGACACCGCACTGATCGCCAGCGAGAAGGAAGAGCAGCCACGCATCGTGTTCGACGCCTTCTCGCAGGGGTTGCCCTGCATCGCCTCGCGCACCCACGGCAACCTGTCGGTGATCGACCAGGACCGCACCGGTACCTTCTTCACCCCCGGCGATCCGGCGGACCTGGCCGCCGTGCTGGCACGGCTGGCCCGCGACCCCGCCGCGCTAAGCGACCTGCGCCCCGGCGTGCTGGCCGAGGTGGCGCTGAAGACGCACGAGCACATGCACCGGACCCGCGCAGCCTTCCTGAAACGCGTCCTGACGCGGGCATAG
- a CDS encoding biotin--[acetyl-CoA-carboxylase] ligase: protein MPPTPLSADAHGAAVSDWPAGVDRVVLAEVDSTNAEAARRARDLTQPTWILALRQTAGRGRRGRAWVDPTGNFAATLVMRPAGPPGAAAQRSFIAALALFDACVAVTGRPDGFALKWPNDVLLNGCKLAGILLESLGSVGGSGGGSVGVSGAWVAHLAIGIGVNLRNAPPAQDGAVRPVNLWDEAGAAVTPEEFLDALAPAFAHYEAQFTTYGFAPIRNAWLARAARLGETITARTVTESYDGVFETIDDSGALILNTARGRMAIPAADVFFR from the coding sequence TTGCCGCCGACGCCCTTGTCCGCTGACGCGCACGGCGCGGCGGTTTCCGACTGGCCTGCGGGTGTGGACCGTGTGGTCCTGGCCGAGGTGGACAGCACCAATGCCGAGGCCGCGCGCCGCGCGCGCGACCTGACCCAGCCGACATGGATACTGGCCCTGCGCCAGACGGCAGGGCGGGGCAGGCGCGGGCGCGCCTGGGTTGATCCCACCGGAAATTTCGCGGCAACGCTGGTGATGCGGCCCGCTGGCCCGCCGGGCGCGGCGGCGCAACGGTCGTTCATCGCGGCGCTGGCGCTGTTTGATGCCTGTGTGGCGGTGACCGGGCGCCCGGATGGCTTTGCGCTGAAATGGCCCAATGATGTGCTGTTGAATGGCTGCAAGCTGGCGGGCATCTTGCTGGAATCCCTTGGGTCAGTTGGCGGGTCAGGCGGCGGGTCAGTTGGTGTTTCTGGCGCCTGGGTGGCGCACCTTGCCATCGGCATTGGCGTCAACCTGCGCAACGCCCCCCCCGCGCAGGACGGTGCCGTGCGCCCGGTCAACCTGTGGGATGAGGCGGGCGCGGCGGTCACCCCAGAGGAATTTCTGGATGCCTTGGCCCCCGCCTTTGCGCATTACGAGGCACAGTTCACCACCTATGGTTTCGCGCCGATCCGCAACGCCTGGCTGGCCCGCGCCGCCCGGCTGGGCGAGACGATCACCGCGCGCACCGTCACCGAGAGTTACGACGGGGTGTTCGAGACCATCGACGACAGCGGTGCATTGATCCTGAACACGGCGCGGGGGCGCATGGCGATTCCGGCGGCGGATGTGTTTTTCCGATAG
- the ruvX gene encoding Holliday junction resolvase RuvX — MPVFDDIETFARALPRAQALAGLDLGDKTIGVAVSDSMLSVASPLETIRRTKFGLDAANLLRITNARGIGGLVLGLPRNMDGSEGARCQSTRAFARNLSALTPLPITFWDERLSTVAAERALLEADTSRRRRAEVIDHVAAGYILQGALDRLGYLRRAGDL; from the coding sequence ATGCCGGTCTTTGACGATATCGAAACGTTCGCCCGCGCCTTGCCCCGGGCGCAGGCGCTTGCGGGCCTCGATCTGGGCGACAAGACCATCGGCGTCGCCGTCTCCGACAGCATGTTGTCGGTGGCAAGCCCGCTGGAAACCATCCGGCGCACCAAGTTCGGGCTGGACGCCGCCAACCTGTTGCGCATCACCAATGCGCGCGGCATCGGCGGGCTGGTCCTGGGCCTGCCACGCAACATGGACGGGTCCGAGGGCGCGCGCTGCCAGTCCACCCGCGCCTTTGCCCGCAACCTCAGCGCGCTGACGCCGCTGCCCATCACCTTCTGGGACGAACGGCTATCGACCGTCGCGGCGGAACGGGCACTGCTGGAAGCCGACACGTCGCGCCGTCGCCGGGCCGAGGTCATCGACCACGTCGCCGCCGGCTACATCTTGCAAGGCGCGCTGGACCGGCTGGGCTATCTGCGCCGCGCGGGCGATCTGTAG
- a CDS encoding ribonuclease J, which produces MSGKDRLIYLPLGGSGEVGMNAYVYGYGRPGKERLILVDLGVTFPDMDSTPGVDLIFPDMSWLEANVDRLEAIFITHAHEDHVGALGHLWPKLKAPVFCRDFTARIARHKMEDQGQDANQVTTVAPMPEAVEAGPFTVQFMPVSHSLPEASGLIIDTPAGRIVHTGDFKMDMAPGVGEPFDPEMMGAIGDSGVKALVCDSTNVFNTHPGRSESSLPEALGELIANAKGMVVATTFASNVARLRTLAQVAQAQGRSICLLGRAMQRMTKTATDAGLLRDMPPTVSVEQARDIPRENLMLIVTGSQGERRAASAQLARGVYMGLSMKPGDMFLFSSMTIPGNERGVINIINAYSEMEVDVVSGNPAYHVSGHANRPDLEQMHDLMRPAMLIPMHGEHRMLREHTKVALAKGLTAAVVTNGTMVDLSGDAPRVVEHVETGRVYLDGTRLVGAMDGVIRDRIRMAIGGHVLVTLIIDEGGQPLGDAWAEIMGLSKTGRGGRDLIDTMEEELATFLQRADRKLMANDDKLNEAMRRVVRQVTMEELGKKPEVTVVISRLSDD; this is translated from the coding sequence ATGAGCGGAAAAGACAGACTGATTTACCTACCCCTTGGCGGGTCGGGCGAAGTAGGCATGAATGCCTATGTTTACGGGTATGGACGGCCCGGTAAGGAACGGCTGATCCTGGTGGATCTGGGCGTGACCTTTCCGGATATGGATTCGACACCCGGGGTGGACCTGATCTTCCCCGATATGTCCTGGCTGGAAGCGAATGTGGACCGGCTGGAGGCGATTTTCATCACCCATGCCCATGAAGACCACGTCGGCGCCCTTGGCCATCTGTGGCCCAAACTGAAGGCGCCGGTGTTCTGCCGCGACTTTACCGCCCGCATTGCGCGCCACAAGATGGAAGACCAGGGGCAAGATGCCAACCAAGTCACCACGGTCGCCCCGATGCCCGAGGCGGTCGAGGCCGGTCCCTTCACCGTGCAATTCATGCCGGTGTCGCATTCGCTGCCCGAAGCCTCTGGCCTTATCATCGACACGCCTGCGGGCCGGATCGTCCATACGGGCGATTTCAAGATGGACATGGCGCCGGGCGTTGGCGAACCGTTCGACCCCGAGATGATGGGTGCCATCGGCGACAGCGGCGTGAAGGCGCTGGTCTGCGACAGCACCAATGTGTTCAACACCCATCCCGGGCGGTCCGAATCCTCGTTGCCCGAAGCGCTGGGTGAACTGATCGCCAACGCCAAGGGCATGGTGGTCGCCACGACCTTTGCGTCGAACGTGGCGCGGTTGCGCACCCTGGCGCAGGTAGCACAGGCGCAAGGCCGGTCGATCTGCCTTTTGGGCCGCGCGATGCAGCGCATGACCAAGACTGCCACCGACGCGGGCCTGCTGCGCGACATGCCGCCCACCGTCAGCGTGGAACAGGCGCGCGACATTCCGCGCGAGAACCTGATGCTGATTGTCACGGGCTCGCAGGGTGAACGCCGCGCGGCCAGCGCGCAACTGGCGCGCGGTGTCTACATGGGGCTGTCGATGAAGCCGGGCGACATGTTCCTGTTTTCCTCGATGACCATTCCGGGGAATGAGCGTGGGGTGATCAACATCATCAATGCCTATTCCGAGATGGAGGTTGACGTGGTCAGCGGCAATCCGGCCTACCACGTTTCGGGCCATGCGAACCGCCCCGATCTGGAACAGATGCATGATTTGATGCGCCCCGCGATGCTGATCCCGATGCATGGCGAACACCGCATGCTGCGCGAACACACCAAGGTCGCGCTGGCCAAGGGGCTGACGGCGGCGGTGGTGACCAATGGCACCATGGTGGACCTGTCGGGCGATGCGCCCCGCGTGGTCGAGCATGTGGAAACCGGCCGTGTCTATCTGGACGGCACGCGCCTTGTTGGCGCGATGGACGGCGTGATCCGTGACCGGATCCGCATGGCCATCGGCGGGCATGTGCTGGTGACGCTGATTATTGATGAGGGTGGTCAACCGCTGGGCGACGCCTGGGCCGAGATCATGGGCCTGTCGAAAACCGGGCGCGGCGGGCGCGATCTGATCGACACGATGGAGGAAGAGCTTGCAACCTTCCTGCAACGCGCCGACCGCAAGCTGATGGCCAATGACGACAAGCTGAACGAGGCGATGCGCCGCGTGGTCCGGCAGGTCACCATGGAAGAACTGGGCAAGAAGCCCGAGGTCACCGTGGTCATCAGCCGATTGAGCGACGACTGA
- a CDS encoding sarcosine oxidase subunit beta family protein, with product MKRYSVFAVAREAFRQHTGWTRAWNSPAPRDAYDVVIVGAGGHGLATAYYLGKNFGITNVAVIEKGWLGGGNTGRNTTIIRSNYLQDPSAAIYEKSRSLYETLSQDLNYNIMFSPRGVIMLAQTQHEVRGYLRTERANALQGVETRFIGPEEVRKLVPIINIDGPRYPVLGGLYQARGGTARHDAVAWGYARACSAMGMHIIEQCAVTGVESAQGVATAVQTTKGRIGCKKLGIVVAGHSGALAGMAGFRLPVESVALQALVSEPIKPCMDVVVMANTVHGYMSQSDKGEMVIGGGADGFNNYTQRGSWQHIEETVRALVETFPMISRLKMLRQWGGIVDMTGDRSPILSPTPLGGCFINCGWGTGGFKAIPGSGWATAEMIAKGAPGPLAAAFGLERFREGRFIDESVAAGVAH from the coding sequence ATGAAACGATATTCCGTCTTTGCCGTCGCGCGTGAGGCGTTTCGCCAGCACACTGGCTGGACCCGCGCATGGAACAGCCCCGCGCCGCGCGATGCCTATGACGTGGTGATCGTGGGGGCCGGGGGGCATGGCCTTGCCACGGCCTACTATCTGGGCAAGAATTTTGGCATCACCAATGTCGCGGTGATCGAAAAAGGGTGGCTGGGCGGCGGCAATACCGGGCGCAACACGACCATCATCCGCTCGAACTATCTGCAAGACCCCTCGGCGGCGATCTATGAGAAATCGCGCAGTCTCTATGAGACGCTGAGCCAGGACCTGAACTACAACATCATGTTCAGCCCGCGCGGCGTCATCATGCTGGCGCAGACGCAGCATGAGGTGCGGGGCTACCTTCGGACCGAGCGTGCGAATGCCCTGCAAGGTGTCGAGACCCGCTTCATCGGTCCCGAAGAAGTCCGAAAGCTGGTGCCGATCATCAATATCGACGGCCCGCGCTACCCGGTGCTGGGCGGGCTGTACCAGGCGCGCGGCGGCACGGCGCGGCATGATGCGGTGGCATGGGGCTATGCGCGCGCATGTTCCGCCATGGGGATGCACATCATCGAGCAATGCGCGGTCACGGGGGTGGAATCGGCGCAGGGCGTGGCGACGGCTGTGCAGACCACCAAGGGGCGCATCGGCTGCAAGAAGCTGGGCATCGTGGTCGCGGGCCATTCGGGCGCGCTGGCGGGCATGGCGGGCTTCCGCCTGCCGGTGGAATCGGTGGCGTTGCAGGCGCTGGTGTCCGAGCCCATAAAACCCTGCATGGATGTGGTGGTCATGGCCAACACCGTGCACGGCTACATGAGCCAGTCGGACAAGGGCGAAATGGTGATCGGCGGCGGCGCGGACGGGTTCAACAACTACACGCAGCGCGGATCATGGCAGCATATCGAGGAAACCGTGCGCGCGCTGGTGGAAACCTTCCCGATGATCTCGCGCCTGAAAATGCTGCGGCAATGGGGGGGCATCGTGGACATGACCGGCGACCGCTCGCCCATCTTGTCGCCCACGCCGCTGGGCGGGTGTTTCATCAACTGTGGCTGGGGCACCGGCGGGTTCAAGGCGATCCCCGGATCGGGCTGGGCCACCGCCGAGATGATCGCCAAGGGCGCGCCCGGGCCGCTGGCCGCCGCCTTCGGGCTGGAACGCTTCCGCGAGGGGCGGTTCATTGACGAGAGCGTGGCGGCGGGGGTGGCGCATTGA